Proteins encoded in a region of the Zea mays cultivar B73 chromosome 2, Zm-B73-REFERENCE-NAM-5.0, whole genome shotgun sequence genome:
- the LOC100285545 gene encoding Vacuolar iron transporter homolog 5-like has protein sequence MAMMSGMDGGSNVVKVAAVVDAENPAVGPPPCAVDSDDLSQRANWLRAAVLGANDGLVSTASLMLGVGAVKADARAMVISGFAGLLAGACSMAIGEFVSVCSQRDVELARLDRGGGDDEKAALPSPVQAAAASALAFSVGALLPLLAAGFIADYRLRIGVVAAVATATLAAFGCVGAVLGRAPVARSCARVVGGGWVAMAVTFGLMRLFKASGI, from the coding sequence ATGGCCATGATGAGCGGCATGGACGGCGGCAGCAACGTCGTGAAGGTGGCCGCCGTGGTGGACGCGGAGAACCCTGCCGTGGGGCCGCCGCCGTGCGCGGTGGACTCCGACGACCTGTCGCAGCGCGCCAACTGGCTGCGCGCGGCGGTGCTTGGCGCCAACGACGGGCTGGTGTCGACGGCGTCGCTGATGCTGGGCGTGGGCGCCGTGAAGGCGGACGCTCGCGCCATGGTGATCTCCGGCTTCGCGGGCCTCCTGGCGGGCGCGTGCAGCATGGCCATCGGCGAGTTCGTGTCCGTGTGCTCCCAGCGCGACGTGGAGCTGGCGCGGCTGGaccgcggcggcggcgacgacgagaaGGCGGCGCTGCCCAGCCCCGTGCAGGCCGCCGCTGCGTCCGCGCTGGCTTTCTCCGTGGGCGCGCTGCTGCCCCTGCTGGCCGCCGGTTTCATCGCCGACTACAGGCTGCGGATTGGAGTGGTGGCGGCCGTGGCCACCGCCACGCTGGCCGCGTTCGGCTGCGTCGGCGCCGTGCTGGGGCGCGCACCCGTGGCGCGGTCGTGCGCGCGCGTCGTCGGCGGAGGCTGGGTCGCCATGGCCGTCACCTTCGGCCTCATGAGACTCTTCAAGGCCAGCGGTATATGA